One Candidatus Methanomethylophilaceae archaeon DNA segment encodes these proteins:
- the cca gene encoding CCA tRNA nucleotidyltransferase, whose amino-acid sequence MDVEERVLERIVPSEEYVAELEDKSRRLIAEVTGYAAEHGIDVEVTLAGSFSKGTFLSDPDFDVFMMFPSTVPHDELERIGLKIGEDILHGTRMFSDHPYTRGNFEGIDVDLVPCYRLDSTDKLKSAVDRTPFHTKYILSHLDSKQKNEVRLLKRFMKGIGTYGAEQDARGFSGYLCEVLVVYYKSFRGVLEGSQRWKSNYTIAIEGKGPSMVAPLVVYDPVDSRRNVASAVHEDTMGTFITAAKAYLADPSERFFFPEKRDALPREDLAAIAEKHGSRLVTAIFDKPEGILEDSLYSQLWKTQYALGKKLNEFSFNVLRAVHDIQGDKLVVMYEIERDMLSKTHKHYGPPVWVSNSNTFLERWKNNEYGSPFIENGTWTVIAERMYFTAKEMLYDEAAMSGLGRDLDPNTMQVLSHVQTLAAADPLMMTELLDPKLPWEV is encoded by the coding sequence ATGGACGTTGAGGAGCGCGTGTTGGAAAGGATAGTGCCCTCCGAGGAGTACGTGGCCGAGCTCGAAGATAAATCGCGGCGCCTTATCGCCGAAGTCACGGGATACGCGGCAGAGCACGGCATCGACGTGGAAGTCACTTTGGCGGGCTCTTTCTCCAAAGGGACGTTCCTTTCGGACCCCGATTTCGACGTCTTCATGATGTTCCCCAGCACCGTCCCTCACGACGAGCTCGAAAGGATCGGGCTGAAGATCGGCGAGGACATCCTCCACGGAACCAGAATGTTCTCGGACCACCCGTATACCAGAGGGAATTTCGAAGGGATAGACGTGGATTTGGTCCCTTGCTACCGCCTCGACAGCACGGATAAGCTGAAGAGCGCGGTGGACCGCACCCCGTTCCATACGAAATACATCCTATCCCACCTCGATTCGAAGCAGAAGAACGAGGTCCGCCTGCTGAAGAGATTCATGAAGGGCATAGGCACCTATGGGGCGGAACAGGATGCCAGAGGATTCTCCGGATACCTCTGCGAAGTCCTCGTAGTCTATTACAAATCGTTCAGAGGCGTTCTGGAAGGCTCCCAGAGATGGAAGAGCAACTACACGATAGCCATAGAGGGCAAAGGGCCGTCGATGGTCGCCCCGTTGGTGGTGTACGATCCGGTGGATTCCCGCAGGAACGTCGCTTCTGCGGTCCATGAAGATACCATGGGCACCTTCATAACCGCCGCCAAGGCGTATCTCGCCGATCCGAGCGAGAGATTCTTCTTCCCGGAGAAGAGAGATGCTCTTCCCAGAGAGGATCTGGCGGCGATCGCCGAGAAGCACGGCTCCAGGCTGGTTACGGCCATATTCGACAAGCCGGAAGGCATATTGGAGGACAGCCTCTATTCCCAGCTCTGGAAGACTCAGTACGCACTCGGGAAGAAGCTCAACGAATTCTCGTTCAACGTGCTCCGCGCGGTGCACGACATCCAAGGGGACAAGCTGGTGGTGATGTACGAGATCGAGCGCGACATGCTGTCGAAGACCCACAAACACTATGGGCCGCCTGTGTGGGTGAGCAATTCGAACACTTTCCTCGAGCGCTGGAAGAACAACGAATACGGGAGCCCGTTCATAGAGAACGGAACTTGGACGGTCATAGCCGAGAGGATGTATTTCACGGCGAAGGAGATGCTGTACGACGAAGCCGCCATGTCGGGCCTTGGAAGGGATCTGGATCCGAACACGATGCAGGTTCTGAGCCATGTGCAGACTTTGGCGGCCGCAGACCCGCTGATGATGACCGAGCTCCTGGATCCCAAACTTCCGTGGGAAGTCTGA
- the ilvB gene encoding biosynthetic-type acetolactate synthase large subunit has protein sequence MKGTKALVKLLEDKQVDTIFGYPGGSVIPIYDALYDSSIRHVLVRHEQCAAHMADGYARASGIPGVCLATSGPGVTNLVTGVATAYADSIPMIALTGQVGTNMLGLGAFQEVDAYSLLMPITKHNFRVLDVNRLPHAIKEAWDICRAGRPGPVHIDLPVDQMNSDMDESYLGETYGIKPETEDLSYLQEAARWISEAERPVILVGGGAVNSQDEVMEFARLLRAPVDTTLMGMGVVPSSYELCMGPLGMHGRMSAKSAMNGADLVISIGSRFSDRTYSPRSKIQDPKGRVIHIDADPTEFGKHGHQNRIDLLGDCKKIVPMLTSALRGYVPKEKWAAEAEGFRKRCRCNTDLNSMPIAPQKLMHEINKIIKNNTIVTTDVGQNQMWAMHHLSFEHPRRLLSSGTFGTMGYGLPAAIGAKAAKPDSDVIAITGDGGFQMVMQEMATSISEDLPVTVVIMNNGVLGMVRQWQKLFWDRRYSSTTLNGNPDFVKLAESFGAKGILVEKPGEIADALKEARDCCRTCLVEVRVDKEEDVLPMLPADPNAPLAKGRCAY, from the coding sequence ATGAAAGGGACGAAAGCGCTCGTTAAATTGCTGGAAGACAAGCAGGTGGACACCATCTTCGGGTATCCCGGAGGAAGCGTCATACCGATTTACGATGCTCTTTACGACTCTTCCATCAGGCATGTGCTGGTCCGCCACGAGCAATGCGCCGCCCATATGGCCGACGGATACGCCAGAGCCAGCGGCATTCCCGGGGTCTGCCTTGCCACCAGCGGACCGGGAGTGACCAACCTTGTGACCGGCGTCGCGACGGCATACGCCGATTCCATCCCCATGATCGCTTTGACCGGGCAGGTCGGGACCAACATGCTGGGATTGGGCGCATTCCAGGAAGTCGACGCCTACAGCCTTCTGATGCCCATCACCAAGCACAATTTCCGCGTGCTTGATGTTAACAGACTTCCCCATGCGATCAAGGAAGCGTGGGACATATGCCGCGCAGGGCGCCCCGGGCCCGTCCACATAGACCTTCCGGTGGACCAGATGAACTCCGACATGGACGAATCCTATCTCGGCGAGACCTACGGCATCAAACCGGAGACGGAAGACCTTTCCTATCTTCAGGAAGCCGCCAGATGGATATCGGAAGCCGAGAGGCCGGTGATCCTCGTTGGCGGAGGTGCAGTCAACTCCCAGGATGAGGTCATGGAATTCGCCCGCCTCCTGAGAGCGCCGGTAGACACCACCCTCATGGGCATGGGAGTGGTTCCGTCGTCATATGAGCTGTGCATGGGCCCGCTGGGAATGCACGGAAGGATGTCCGCCAAAAGCGCGATGAACGGCGCGGACCTTGTGATCTCGATAGGAAGCAGATTCTCGGACAGGACTTACAGTCCCCGCAGCAAGATCCAAGACCCGAAAGGGAGAGTGATCCACATAGACGCCGATCCCACAGAATTCGGGAAGCACGGGCATCAGAACCGCATAGACCTGCTCGGAGACTGCAAGAAGATCGTCCCTATGCTGACCTCGGCCCTGAGAGGATACGTCCCCAAAGAGAAGTGGGCGGCGGAAGCGGAAGGCTTCAGGAAGAGGTGCCGCTGCAACACGGATCTGAACAGCATGCCCATAGCGCCCCAGAAGCTGATGCATGAAATCAACAAAATCATCAAAAACAATACCATAGTCACCACCGACGTTGGCCAGAACCAGATGTGGGCGATGCATCACCTGAGCTTCGAGCATCCCCGCAGGCTGCTTTCTTCCGGCACTTTCGGGACCATGGGCTACGGGCTCCCCGCGGCCATCGGCGCGAAAGCCGCCAAACCTGATTCTGATGTCATCGCGATAACTGGGGACGGAGGGTTCCAGATGGTCATGCAGGAGATGGCCACATCCATATCCGAAGATCTTCCGGTCACTGTGGTGATCATGAACAACGGCGTGCTCGGAATGGTCAGACAGTGGCAGAAGCTCTTCTGGGACAGGAGATACTCCAGCACAACGCTCAACGGGAACCCCGACTTCGTGAAGCTGGCCGAATCGTTCGGAGCCAAAGGAATCCTGGTGGAGAAACCTGGCGAGATAGCCGACGCACTCAAAGAAGCCAGGGACTGCTGCAGGACGTGCCTCGTGGAAGTCAGGGTTGACAAGGAAGAGGACGTCCTTCCGATGCTTCCCGCGGATCCGAACGCCCCGCTGGCCAAAGGCCGTTGCGCATACTGA
- the ilvB gene encoding biosynthetic-type acetolactate synthase large subunit, whose amino-acid sequence MKGTEALLDMLENRGVDTIFGYPGGSVIPIYDELLDSSIRHVLVRHEQCAAHMADGYARAKDMPGVCLATSGPGTTNLVTGIATAFADSVPMIALTGQVAAGSLGLGAFQEVDAYSLLMPITKHSYRVLDVDRLPHAISEAWDICRMGRRGPVHIDLPVDQMNSEIDESTLDRRYGVKPLVDDLSGINQAVRWIRESKKPIILVGGGAMGASEEVMKLAMVLGAPVESTLMGVGAVPCSYEMYVGPLGLHGRMSAIALTEEADLVISIGSRFSDRTYSAHDRMTDKCARVIHIDIDPTEFGKHGHDCVNLRADAKRAVSRLLTALGSDVPSIAAWKEKALSYKRRCECDTDIQSVPIAPQKVMREINAVLDDDTIVTTDVGQNQMWAMHYLGIEHPRQFITSGTFGTMGFGLPSAIGAKAALPEKDVVAVTGDGGLQMVIQELSTSVAEDFPVTVVLLNNGKLGMVRQMQKHYWNGRYSGVDLKADPDFVTVAKGFGARGIRVEKPGEIADALLDAKGSDRTTVIEIMVDPEMDMLPMLPANPDIPIVKGYCRF is encoded by the coding sequence ATGAAAGGCACGGAAGCGCTTCTTGACATGCTGGAGAATAGGGGGGTGGACACGATCTTCGGATATCCCGGAGGCAGCGTGATCCCGATTTACGACGAACTTCTCGATTCTTCCATAAGGCATGTGCTGGTGCGCCATGAGCAATGCGCCGCGCATATGGCCGACGGATACGCCAGAGCTAAGGACATGCCTGGGGTATGCCTCGCAACAAGCGGGCCTGGAACCACGAATCTGGTCACCGGGATAGCCACCGCCTTCGCCGATTCCGTGCCTATGATAGCCCTTACCGGCCAGGTGGCGGCAGGCTCTCTCGGCCTTGGGGCGTTCCAGGAAGTCGACGCCTACAGCCTTCTGATGCCCATAACGAAGCACAGCTACAGGGTGCTCGACGTCGACAGGCTCCCCCATGCCATCTCCGAAGCGTGGGACATCTGCAGGATGGGCCGCCGGGGCCCGGTTCACATCGACCTTCCGGTGGACCAGATGAACTCGGAGATCGACGAATCCACTTTGGACAGGCGTTACGGCGTGAAACCCCTTGTAGACGACCTTTCAGGGATAAACCAGGCTGTGAGATGGATAAGGGAATCCAAAAAGCCCATTATCCTAGTCGGCGGCGGCGCCATGGGCGCTTCTGAGGAGGTCATGAAGCTTGCCATGGTTCTGGGTGCCCCGGTGGAATCCACGCTGATGGGCGTCGGCGCTGTGCCATGCTCCTATGAGATGTATGTAGGGCCTCTGGGCCTGCATGGGAGGATGTCGGCCATCGCTCTGACCGAGGAGGCTGATCTTGTCATATCAATAGGAAGCAGATTCTCCGACAGAACTTACAGCGCCCATGACCGCATGACGGACAAATGCGCCAGAGTGATCCACATAGACATCGACCCTACCGAGTTCGGGAAGCACGGGCATGACTGCGTAAATCTCCGCGCGGACGCGAAAAGAGCGGTGTCCCGCTTGCTGACCGCGCTGGGATCCGACGTCCCCAGCATAGCCGCGTGGAAAGAGAAGGCCCTGTCATACAAGCGCAGATGCGAATGCGACACTGACATCCAAAGCGTGCCGATAGCCCCGCAGAAAGTCATGCGCGAAATCAACGCCGTCTTGGACGACGACACTATAGTGACGACAGACGTAGGCCAGAACCAGATGTGGGCGATGCACTATCTGGGCATCGAGCATCCGCGCCAATTCATAACTTCGGGAACCTTCGGAACAATGGGATTCGGCCTGCCGTCCGCGATAGGGGCGAAAGCCGCGCTGCCTGAGAAGGATGTCGTCGCCGTGACCGGAGACGGAGGCCTCCAGATGGTCATACAGGAGCTGTCTACGTCGGTCGCCGAGGATTTCCCGGTGACTGTGGTCCTGCTGAACAACGGCAAGCTGGGCATGGTCAGGCAGATGCAGAAGCACTACTGGAACGGAAGGTATTCCGGGGTCGACCTGAAAGCGGACCCCGATTTCGTCACAGTAGCCAAAGGGTTCGGCGCCAGAGGGATCCGCGTGGAGAAGCCCGGCGAGATAGCGGACGCCCTCCTCGATGCGAAGGGATCGGACCGCACAACCGTGATCGAAATTATGGTCGATCCGGAGATGGACATGCTCCCGATGTTGCCCGCAAACCCAGACATTCCTATAGTAAAAGGTTACTGCAGATTCTGA
- a CDS encoding AAA family ATPase encodes MKASSVILLVTIINQCLLPSDMRRIAIYGKGGIGKSTTTSNVTAALCERGLKVMQIGCDPKSDSTGLLLGGKRPLTVLNAVRGGGSPTLDDIVFEGYGGSLCVECGGPKPGTGCAGRGIIAAFETLERLGAVEHYRPDVVLYDVLGDVVCGGFAMPIRNGYARDIFVVTSGEMMSLYAAGNIAEAVRGFSDSGYARFGGLIQNSRAILGEDEKVRQMAEELGTEVIAILPRSGTVQECEAMNMTVMQGAPDSAQAEAYRSLASELMRRSEEAAGGLRGM; translated from the coding sequence ATGAAAGCGTCCAGTGTTATTTTATTGGTAACAATTATTAATCAATGCTTATTACCCTCAGATATGAGAAGGATTGCCATCTATGGGAAGGGCGGAATCGGAAAATCGACCACCACTTCCAACGTCACCGCCGCCCTTTGCGAGCGCGGGCTGAAAGTCATGCAGATAGGTTGCGATCCGAAATCCGATTCGACCGGTTTATTGCTGGGCGGGAAAAGGCCGCTCACCGTTCTCAACGCCGTCCGCGGCGGGGGATCGCCGACATTGGACGACATAGTCTTCGAAGGATATGGGGGATCCCTTTGCGTAGAGTGCGGAGGCCCCAAGCCAGGCACCGGATGCGCTGGCAGAGGGATAATAGCTGCTTTTGAGACTTTGGAGAGGCTGGGGGCCGTAGAGCATTACCGCCCCGATGTCGTGCTGTACGATGTTCTCGGGGACGTGGTGTGCGGCGGATTCGCCATGCCGATAAGGAACGGCTATGCCAGGGACATATTCGTCGTCACTTCGGGGGAGATGATGTCTCTGTATGCCGCCGGCAACATAGCGGAAGCGGTGAGAGGATTCTCCGACAGCGGCTATGCCCGTTTCGGCGGTCTCATACAGAATTCCAGGGCTATCCTCGGCGAGGATGAGAAAGTCCGCCAGATGGCGGAGGAGCTGGGCACGGAAGTCATCGCCATCCTGCCCAGATCCGGGACGGTCCAGGAATGCGAGGCGATGAACATGACTGTTATGCAGGGCGCACCGGATTCGGCCCAGGCGGAAGCGTATCGCAGCCTGGCATCGGAATTGATGCGCAGATCGGAGGAGGCCGCAGGCGGTCTCAGAGGGATGTGA
- a CDS encoding sirohydrochlorin cobaltochelatase, which produces MAKKALLIVGHGSRYPYNKDIMELQKRRLEEMGFENVYIGFNETSHPFIGETMEKMAADGVDEVMAIPFFIASGLHMVRDIPPKLGLKDGCKQGEAEFSGRKMKVSFGEPFGKDAMLATILAEKIKETKKGSDTAIIVVGHGSRLPHNKEIITLNASRLKDMGFSNVFPAFNEFDEPDLKEVFDSCADGRFDEIIVLPLFISLGDHLKNDIPPKIRQTDGCPDSVIECAGRKVRAVYVTPVGEDPRLTDIFAAKAREML; this is translated from the coding sequence ATGGCGAAGAAAGCATTGCTGATAGTTGGGCACGGATCGAGATACCCCTACAACAAAGACATAATGGAGCTGCAGAAGCGGCGCCTGGAAGAGATGGGATTCGAGAACGTTTATATTGGATTCAACGAGACCTCCCACCCATTCATAGGGGAGACGATGGAGAAGATGGCCGCGGACGGCGTGGACGAAGTCATGGCTATCCCCTTCTTCATAGCGTCCGGATTGCACATGGTCAGGGACATCCCGCCGAAGCTCGGATTGAAAGACGGGTGCAAGCAAGGCGAGGCAGAGTTCTCCGGGCGCAAAATGAAAGTCAGCTTCGGAGAGCCATTCGGCAAAGACGCTATGCTCGCGACGATTCTGGCTGAGAAAATAAAGGAGACGAAGAAAGGGTCGGACACTGCGATCATAGTGGTCGGCCACGGATCCAGGCTTCCCCACAACAAGGAGATCATAACCCTGAACGCTTCCCGCCTCAAGGATATGGGATTCTCCAACGTGTTCCCCGCGTTCAACGAGTTCGACGAGCCCGACCTCAAGGAAGTCTTCGACTCCTGCGCCGACGGAAGGTTCGACGAGATAATCGTCCTCCCGCTTTTCATCTCGCTCGGAGACCACCTCAAGAACGATATCCCTCCCAAGATCAGGCAGACGGACGGCTGTCCGGACAGCGTGATCGAATGCGCCGGAAGGAAGGTCAGGGCGGTTTATGTCACGCCGGTCGGCGAGGACCCGCGTCTGACCGATATATTCGCGGCCAAGGCCAGAGAGATGCTCTGA